From the Brassica napus cultivar Da-Ae chromosome A8, Da-Ae, whole genome shotgun sequence genome, one window contains:
- the LOC111199883 gene encoding ankyrin repeat domain-containing protein 13C-like: protein MASNIDVTKYGHSPVHHAVVTRDYTRLKKLLSSLPKMRDPSEVKTEAASASEETKADSIASLIDRRDVVNRDTALHLAVKLGDETSAEMLMSSGADWSLQNEQGWSALQEAICCREERIAMIIVKHYQPLAWAKWCRRLPRLVATMHRMRDFYMEITFHFESSVIPFISRVAPSDTYKIWKRGANLRADMTLAGFDGFRIQRSDQTILFLGDGSEDGKVPSGSLLVISHKDKEVMNALDGAGAPATEEEVRQEVAAMSKTSIFRPGIDVTQAVLFPQLTWRRQERSEMVGKWKAKVYDMHNVVVSIKSRRVPGAMTDEELFSNGNNNQGDETEGEDLGDVLTEDERKQLESALKLDSPEESSEEREVTVTDGNGCCKQEKKGWFSGWKKREEGGGKRSSVPPRSSLCVDEKVSDLLGEEGREIKPGRHSTVESVVRDDSLKASTSEGKRKEGSKENEYKKGLRPILWLSERFPLQTKELLPLLDILANKVKAVRRLRELMTTKLPSGTFPVKVAIPVIPTIRVLVTFTKFEELEPIEDEFVTPPSTPTSPVKNSPREEPQASSSSSWYQWMKTPSQRPSTSSGGFNNGKAENDQDPFAIPRGYNWITAEEKKKKVQEKNKAKKGKSSQNS from the exons ATGGCAAGCAACATTGATGTTACCAAGTATGGTCACAGTCCCGTACACCACGCCGTCGTCACAAGAGACTACACCCGTCTCAAGAAACTACTCTCCTCCCTCCCCAAGATGCGGGACCCATCCGAGGTCAAAACCGAAGCAGCTTCCGCATCCGAAGAGACAAAAGCCGACTCCATCGCGTCCCTCATAGACAGACGCGACGTCGTCAACCGAGACACCGCCCTCCACCTAGCCGTAAAGCTAGGCGACGAGACCTCAGCAGAGATGCTAATGTCTTCAGGAGCTGACTGGAGCCTCCAGAACGAGCAAGGGTGGAGCGCGTTGCAAGAAGCTATCTGCTGTAGAGAAGAGAGGATCGCTATGATTATTGTAAAGCATTACCAGCCTCTGGCTTGGGCTAAATGGTGCAGGAGGTTGCCTAGGCTTGTGGCTACGATGCATAGGATGAGAGACTTCTACATGGAGATCACTTTCCACTTCGAGAGCTCGGTGATTCCTTTTATCTCCAGAGTGGCTCCTTCTGATACTTACAAGATTTGGAAGAGAGGTGCTAATCTTAGAGCTGACATGACGTTAGCTGGATTCGACGGTTTCAGGATACAACGATCGGACCAGACTATACTCTTTCTTGGTGACGGGTCTGAAGACGGTAAGGTTCCTTCAGGCTCTCTCCTGGTGATATCGCATAAAGATAAAGAGGTTATGAACGCGTTGGACGGTGCTGGTGCGCCTGCGACGGAGGAGGAAGTGCGGCAAGAAGTGGCTGCTATGTCGAAAACGTCCATTTTCAGACCGGGGATAGATGTGACTCAAGCGGTTTTGTTCCCGCAGTTGACGTGGAGGCGGCAGGAGAGGAGTGAGATGGTTGGGAAGTGGAAGGCTAAAGTGTATGACATGCACAATGTGGTTGTGAGTATAAAGTCTAGGAGAGTCCCCGGCGCGATGACCGATGAGGAGCTTTTCTCTAATGGTAATAACAATCAAGGGGACGAGACTGAGGGGGAGGATCTTGGAGATGTGTTGACTGAGGATGAGAGGAAGCAGCTGGAGTCTGCTCTCAAGTTGGATTCGCCGGAAGAATCTTCTGAGGAGAGGGAGGTGACGGTAACTGATGGGAACGGGTGTTGTAAACAGGAGAAGAAAGGTTGGTTTAGTGGGTGGAAGAAACGAGAGGAAGGAGGAGGCAAAAGAAGTAGTGTTCCTCCGAGGAGTTCTCTTTGTGTTGATGAGAAAGTGAGTGATCTTCTTGGGGAGGAAGGAAGAGAGATTAAACCGGGGAGACACTCGACGGTTGAGAGTGTTGTGAGAGATGATTCATTAAAAGCTTCAACATCAGAAGGCAAGAGAAAGGAAGGAAGCAAAGAGAACGAGTACAAGAAAGGGCTTAGACCAATTCTTTGGCTCTCTGAGAGGTTTCCATTGCAGACAAAGGAGCTTCTTCCGTTGCTTGATATACTTGCAAACAAAGTTAAAGCGGTTCGGCGTTTAAGGGAGCTTATGACCACTAAACTACCGTCCGGAACATTCCCAGTCAAG GTTGCTATTCCGGTGATACCTACGATTAGAGTTCTCGTCACATTCACAAAGTTTGAAGAGCTAGAACCTATTGAGGATGAGTTTGTAACGCCACCATCAACCCCTACTTCTCCGGTGAAGAACAGTCCTAGAGAGGAACCACAGGCCTCATCAAGCTCATCATGGTATCAATGGATGAAAACACCGAGCCAGCGTCCATCAACAAGCTCTGGAGGGTTTAATAATGGTAAAGCCGAAAACGATCAAGACCCGTTTGCAATTCCAAGGGGATACAACTGGATCACAGctgaagagaagaaaaagaaggtcCAAGAGAAGAATAAAGCTAAGAAGGGCAAGTCATCTCAGAACAGCTGA
- the LOC111199885 gene encoding protein SULFUR DEFICIENCY-INDUCED 2-like, translating to MMSLRRQDYNVVHKLPHGDSPYVRAKHVQLVEKDAEAAIELFWKAIKARDRVDSALKDMALLMKQQNRADEAIDAIHSFRYLCSRQAQESLDNVLIDLYKKCGRIEEQVELLKQKLWMIYQGEAFNGKPTKTARSHGKKFQVTVQKETSRILGNLGWAYMQLKDYTSAETVYRKAQVIEPDANKACNLCSCFIKQGKLDEARSILFHDVLEKKEGFDDDLRLKVRVQELLSELERREEEETAVLASVECEVGVDEIVVVEGFDEFVKEWRRPYRTRRRLPIFEEILPLRDQLAC from the exons ATGATGAGTCTGAGAAGACAAGACTACAACGTTGTTCATAAGCTGCCTCACGGTGACAGTCCTTACGTCCGAGCCAAGCATGTTCAG CTTGTGGAGAAGGATGCGGAAGCAGCTATTGAGCTGTTCTGGAAAGCGATCAAAGCGAGAGACAGAGTGGACAGTGCTCTTAAAGACATGGCCTTGCTTATGAAACAACAGAACAGAGCTGATGAAGCCATTGATGCTATTCATTCCTTTAGATATCTTTGTTCGAGGCAAGCTCAAGAATCACTCGACAATGTCCTCATCGATCTGTACAAG AAGTGTGGGAGGATAGAAGAGCAAGTTGAGCTACTGAAGCAAAAGCTTTGGATGATATATCAAGGAGAAGCATTCAACGGCAAGCCGACAAAGACAGCTAGATCTCATGGGAAGAAGTTTCAGGTCACGGTCCAGAAGGAAACATCTAGGATCTTG GGAAACTTGGGATGGGCTTATATGCAGCTTAAGGACTATACATCGGCTGAAACCGTGTACCGTAAGGCTCAAGTGATAGAGCCAGATGCAAACAAGGCTTGTAATCTATGCTCATGTTTCATCAAGCAAGGGAAGCTCGATGAGGCGAGATCGATTCTCTTTCATGATGTATTAGAGAAGAAAGAAGGGTTTGATGATGATTTGAGGTTGAAGGTTCGAGTTCAAGAGCTGTTGAGTGAGCTAGAGAGacgggaagaagaagaaacagctGTTTTAGCATCTGTGGAATGTGAAGTTGGTGTGGATGAGATTGTTGTTGTGGAAGGGTTTGATGAGTTTGTGAAGGAATGGAGGAGGCCTTATCGGACAAGAAGAAGACTTCCAATTTTTGAAGAGATCTTACCACTGAGAGATCAACTTGCTTGTTGA
- the LOC111199886 gene encoding vesicle-associated membrane protein 721-like → MAQQSLIYSFVARGTVILVEFTDFKGNFTSVAAQCLQKLPSSNNKFTYNCDGHTFNYLVEDGFTYCVVAVESAGRQIPMAFLERVKEDFNKRYGGGKAATAQASSLNKEFGSKLKEHMQYCMDHPDEISKLAKVKAQVSEVKGVMMENIEKVLDRGEKIELLVDKTENLRSQAQDFRTTGTQMRRKMWLQNMKIKLIVLAIIVALILIIVLSVCHGFKC, encoded by the exons atggcgcAGCAATCGCTGATCTACAGCTTCGTCGCTCGAGGTACGGTGATCCTCGTGGAGTTCACCGATTTCAAAGGCAACTTCACCTCCGTCGCTGCTCAGTGCCTCCAGAAGCTTCCCTCTTCCAACAACAAGTTCACCTACAACTGCGACGGCCACACCTTCAACTACCTCGTAGAAGATGGATTCA CTTATTGTGTTGTTGCGGTTGAATCTGCTGGGAGGCAGATTCCGATGGCGTTCTTGGAGAGAGTGAAGGAGGATTTTAACAAGAGATATGGTGGTGGGAAGGCTGCTACTGCTCAAGCAAGCAGCTTGAATAAAGAGTTTGG GTCTAAGTTGAAGGAGCACATGCAGTATTGTATGGATCATCCTGATGAGATTAGCAAGCTTGCTAAGGTGAAGGCGCAGGTGTCTGAAGTTAAGGGTGTTATGATGGAGAACATCGAGAAG GTTCTTGACCGTGGTGAGAAGATTGAGCTTCTGGTGGACAAAACCGAGAATCTACGCTCACAG GCACAAGATTTCAGAACAACGGGAACGCAGATGAGAAGAAAGATGTGGCTTCAGAACATGAAGATAAAACTCATAGTTCTCGCCATCATTGTCGCGTTGATTCTCATTATCGTGCTCTCAGTTTGCCATGGCTTCAAGTGTTAA
- the LOC111199887 gene encoding 3-ketoacyl-CoA thiolase 1, peroxisomal: MEKAMERQRVLLHHLQPLPSSSSQASSLSVSACLAGDSAAYQRTSLYGDDVVIVAAQRTALCKAKRGSFKDTYPDELLASVLRAVIEKTKLDPSEVGDIVVGTVLGSGSQKATEFRMAAFYAGFPETVPIRTVNRQCSSGLQAVADVAAAIKAGFYDIGIGAGLESMTTSPRGWKGSVNPKVKKFEQAQSCLLPMGITSENVAHRFGVSREEQDQAAVDSHRKAASATASGKFKDEITPVNTRIVDPKTGDEKPITVSVDDGIRPSTTLSGLAKLKPVFKQDGSTTAGNSSQVSDGAGAVLLMKRSVAIKKGLPILGVFRTFAAVGVDPAVMGVGPAAAIPAAVKAAGLEVDDIDLFEINEAFASQFVYCRNKLGLDPQKINVNGGAIAIGHPLGATGARCVATLLHEMKRRGKDCRFGVVSMCIGSGMGAAGVFERGDGVDELSNVRKVE, from the exons ATGGAGAAGGCGATGGAGAGACAAAGAGTActgcttcatcatcttcaacctcttccttcttcttcttcacaggcTTCTTCTCTCTCT GTGTCAGCTTGCTTAGCGGGAGACAGTGCTGCGTATCAGAGGACCTCTCTATATGGAGATGATGTTGTCATCGTCGC GGCACAAAGGACAGCACTTTGCAAGGCGAAACGTGGAAGCTTCAAGGATACGTATCCAGACGAGCTTCTTGCATCTGTGCTGAGA GCGGTGATAGAGAAGACAAAGTTAGACCCAAGTGAAGTTGGTGACATTGTAGTTGGTACTGTTTTGGGATCAGGATCTCAGAAAGCCACTGAGTTCAGGATGGCTGCTTTCTATGCTGGTTTCCCCG AAACTGTTCCTATTAGAACTGTGAACAGGCAGTGTTCATCCGGCCTTCAGGCTGTTGCTGACGTTGCTGCTGCCATCAAAGCAGGGTTTTATGACATAG GCATTGGAGCTGGGCTTGAGTCCATGACAACCAGTCCAAGGGGATGGAAAGGATCAGTCAACCCAAAG GTGAAGAAGTTTGAACAAGCACAAAGTTGCCTTCTACCAATGGGTATTACTTCAGAGAATGTAGCTCACCGGTTTGGTGTCTCAAGGGAGGAGCAGGATCAAGCTGCT GTTGATTCTCACAGAAAGGCTGCTTCTGCTACTGCTTCCGGTAAATTCAAGGATGAAATAACCCCCGTTAACACCAGG ATTGTTGACCCAAAGACAGGTGATGAGAAACCCATAACAGTTTCTGTGGACGATGGGATTCGACCTAGCACAACCCTTTCCGGCCTTGCAAAGCTTAAGCCTGTGTTTAAGCAAGACGGATCCACAACTGCTG GAAACTCTAGCCAAGTGAGTGATGGTGCAGGAGCAGTTCTCCTCATGAAGAGGAGTGTCGCAATCAAGAAAGGGCTTCCCATTCTTGGTGTATTCAG GACATTTGCTGCAGTTGGTGTGGACCCAGCGGTTATGGGCGTTGGGCCAGCTGCTGCTATTCCTGCTGCAGTCAAGGCAGCTGGTTTAGAAGTCGATGACATCGACTTGTTTGAGATTAACGAG GCATTTGCGTCTCAGTTTGTTTATTGTCGGAACAAGCTGGGGCTAGACCCACAGAAGATCAATGTCAATGGAGGAGCTATAGCCATTGGACATCCTTTGGGCGCTACAG GCGCCAGATGCGTTGCAACACTGCTGCACGAGATGAAACGTCGTGGTAAAGACTGCCGTTTTGGAGTAGTGTCAATGTGCATAG GGTCGGGAATGGGAGCAGCCGGGGTGTTTGAGAGAGGAGACGGTGTGGATGAGCTCAGCAACGTCAGGAAAGTGGAATAA
- the LOC106424308 gene encoding nucleolar GTP-binding protein 1-like yields the protein MVQYNFKKITVVPNGKDFIDIILSRTQRQTPTVVHKGYKINRLRQFYMRKVKYTQTNFHEKLSTIIEEFPRLDQIHPFYGDLLHVLYNKDHYKLALGQVNTARNLISKIAKDYVKLLKYGDSLYRCKCLKVAALGRMCTVLKRITPSLAYLEQIRQHMARLPSIDPNTRTVLICGYPNVGKSSFMNKVTRADVDVQPYAFTTKSLFVGHTDYKYLRYQVIDTPGILDRPFEDRNIIEMCSITALAHLRAAVLFFLDISGSCGYTIAQQAALFHSIKSLFMNKPLVIVCNKTDLMPMENISEDDKKLIDEMKAEAMKTAMGASEEAVLLKMSTLTEEGVMSVKNAACERLLDQRVEAKMKSKKINDHLNRFHVAIPKPRDNIERPHSIPQVVLEAKAKEAAEKEKRKTEKDLEEENGGAGVYSASLRKHYILEHDEWKEDIIPEILDGHNVADFLDPDILLRLEELEREEAIRQADGEEEDFEMDGEELTDEQKEQLAKIRNKKAVLIREHRLKKTVAQNRSTVPRKFDKDNKYTTKRMGRELSSLGLDPSAAVDRARSKSRGRKRDRSEDAMDVDDDAQEGNKKMRVRSKSRSMSISRSQSRPPAHEVVPGDGFKDSTQKKAALKISNSSHKKRDKNARRGEADRVIPTLRPKHLFSGKRGKGKTDRR from the coding sequence ATGGTGCAATACAATTTCAAGAAGATCACTGTCGTTCCCAATGGAAAAGACTTCATCGACATCATCCTCTCACGCACCCAGCGTCAAACCCCAACCGTTGTCCACAAGGGCTACAAAATCAACCGCCTCCGCCAATTCTACATGCGCAAAGTCAAGTACACTCAGACCAACTTCCACGAGAAGCTCTCCACCATCATCGAAGAGTTCCCTCGCCTCGACCAGATCCACCCTTTCTACGGAGACCTCCTCCACGTCCTCTACAACAAGGATCACTACAAGCTCGCTCTTGGCCAAGTCAACACCGCTAGAAACTTGATCAGCAAGATTGCTAAAGACTACGTGAAGCTCCTCAAGTACGGTGACTCTCTGTACCGTTGCAAGTGTCTGAAAGTGGCTGCTCTTGGTCGTATGTGCACTGTGTTGAAGAGGATCACTCCTAGTTTGGCGTACTTGGAGCAGATCAGGCAGCATATGGCGAGGCTTCCTTCTATTGATCCCAACACTAGGACGGTGTTGATCTGTGGGTATCCTAATGTGGGGAAGAGTTCGTTCATGAACAAAGTGACCAGAGCTGATGTTGATGTCCAGCCTTATGCTTTCACCACTAAGTCGTTGTTCGTTGGTCATACTGATTACAAGTACTTGAGGTATCAGGTCATTGACACTCCTgggatcttggataggccgttTGAGGATCGGAACATTATTGAGATGTGTAGTATCACCGCCTTGGCGCATCTTAGAGCTGCTGTGTTGTTCTTTCTTGACATCTCAGGGTCGTGCGGCTACACTATCGCTCAGCAGGCTGCGCTTTTCCATAGTATAAAGTCTTTGTTCATGAACAAGCCTTTGGTGATTGTCTGCAACAAGACTGATCTGATGCCTATGGAGAATATTTCTGAAGATGATAAGAAGCTTATTGACGAGATGAAAGCTGAAGCGATGAAGACTGCGATGGGAGCAAGCGAGGAAGCTGTTCTGTTGAAGATGAGTACTCTTACGGAAGAGGGGGTTATGTCTGTGAAGAACGCTGCTTGTGAGAGGCTTTTGGATCAGAGGGTGGAGGCCAAGATGAAGTCCAAGAAGATCAACGACCACTTGAACAGGTTCCACGTGGCGATCCCCAAGCCGAGGGATAACATAGAGAGACCCCATAGCATACCTCAGGTGGTTCTTGAAGCTAAAGCTAAAGAAGCTGCTGAGAAGGAGAAGCGGAAGACGGAGAAGGATCTGGAGGAGGAGAACGGTGGAGCTGGTGTTTACTCCGCTAGCTTGAGGAAGCATTACATCTTGGAGCATGATGAGTGGAAGGAGGACATCATCCCTGAGATTCTCGACGGTCACAACGTTGCTGACTTCCTTGATCCGGACATTTTGCTGAGGCTCGAGGAGCTGGAGCGCGAGGAAGCGATCAGACAAGCTGATGGCGAGGAGGAAGATTTCGAGATGGATGGCGAGGAGCTTACCGATGAGCAGAAGGAGCAGCTTGCTAAGATTAGAAACAAGAAAGCTGTGCTCATTAGAGAGCACAGGCTCAAGAAGACGGTTGCTCAGAACAGATCAACCGTTCCTAGGAAGTTTGATAAAGACAATAAGTACACGACCAAGAGAATGGGGAGGGAGCTGTCTTCTCTGGGGCTTGATCCGTCTGCTGCGGTGGACCGTGCGAGGAGCAAGTCGAGAGGGAGGAAGAGGGACCGGTCGGAGGATGCGATGGATGTGGATGATGATGCGCAAGAGGGGAACAAGAAGATGCGCGTGAGGTCGAAGTCGAGGTCTATGTCGATATCGAGGTCGCAGTCTAGGCCGCCTGCTCATGAGGTTGTGCCTGGTGATGGGTTCAAAGACTCTACTCAGAAGAAGGCGGCGCTTAAGATTAGCAACAGCTCTCACAAAAAGAGAGACAAGAATGCAAGACGTGGTGAGGCTGATAGAGTTATACCGACTCTGAGGCCGAAACATTTGTTTTCAGGTAAGAGAGGGAAAGGAAAAACAGACAGGCGTTGA
- the LOC111200420 gene encoding probable voltage-gated potassium channel subunit beta, whose amino-acid sequence MQYKNLGRSGLKVSTLSFGAWVTFGNQLDVKEAKSILQCCRDHGVNFFDNAEVYANGRAEEIMGQAIRELGWRRSDVVVSTKIFWGGPGPNDKGLSRKHIVEGTKASLKRLDMDYVDVLYCHRPDASTPIEETVRAMNYVIDKGWAFYWGTSEWSAQQITEAWGAAERLDLVGPIVEQPEYNMFARHKVESEFLPLYTNHGIGLTTWSPLASGVLTGKYNKGAIPSDSRFALENYKNLANRSLVDDVLRKVSGLKPIADELGVTLAQLAIAWCASNPNVSSVITGATRESQIQENMKAVDVIPLLTPHVLDKIEQVIQSKPKRPESYR is encoded by the exons ATGCAGTACAAGAACTTGGGGAGATCTGGTCTGAAGGTGAGCACGCTCTCTTTCGGAGCTTGGGTTACTTTCGGCAACCAGCTCGATGTGAAAGAAGCCAAGTCGATTCTCCAGTGTTGCCGTGACCACGGAGTCAACTTCTTCGACAACGCCGAGGTTTACGCCAATGGTCGAGCCGAGGAGATTATGGGCCAGGCGATCCGTGAGCTGGGTTGGCGCAGATCCGACGTCGTCGTCTCGACCAAGATCTTCTGGGGTGGTCCTGGTCCTAACGACAAAGGTTTGTCGAGGAAACATATCGTTGAAGGAACTAAAGCTTCTCTCAAAAGACTCGATATGGACTATGTCGATGTGCTCTATTGCCACAG GCCAGATGCTTCAACACCTATAGAAGAGACAGTGAGGGCAATGAACTACGTGATTGATAAAGGTTGGGCATTCTACTGGGGAACAAGTGAATGGTCAGCTCAGCAAATCACGGAGGCATGGGGAGCTGCTGAGAGGTTGGATCTGGTCGGTCCAATCGTCGAACAGCCTGAATACAACATGTTCGCTAGGCACAAG GTTGAGTCAGAGTTTCTTCCTCTGTACACAAACCATGGCATAGGTCTCACTACTTGGAGCCCACTTGCATCTGGTGTGCTCACTGGTAAATACAACAAAGGAGCTATTCCTTCGGACAGCCGATTTGCATTGGAGAACTACAAA AACCTTGCCAATAGATCACTTGTGGATGATGTTCTGAGGAAAGTCAGCGGTCTCAAGCCTATTGCAGATGAGCTAGGTGTAACCTTGGCTCAGCTTGCAATCGCATGGTGTGCTTCAAATCCTAATGTGTCATCTGTTATCACCGGTGCCACGAGGGAGTCACAG ATTCAAGAGAACATGAAGGCTGTTGATGTGATCCCATTGTTGACACCACATGTTCTGGACAAGATCGAGCAAGTGATACAGAGCAAACCTAAACGTCCAGAATCATACCGTTAA
- the LOC111200419 gene encoding probable pectate lyase 1, whose translation MTVLPTWILAMMCLFFFVGAMENKTHDKISSLSRSDEIEWNRHAVTNPDEVADEVLALVEMSARNHTERRKLGYFTCGTGNPIDDCWRCDRNWHKNRKRLADCGIGFGRNAIGGRDGRFYVVTDPSDHDAVNPRPGTLRHAVIQDRPLWIVFKRDMVIQLKQELIVNSFKTIDGRGANVHIANGGCITIQFVTNVIVHGLHIHDCRPTGNAMVRSSETHFGWRTMADGDAISIFEASHVWIDHNSLSHCADGLVDAVMGSTAITISNNHMTHHNEVMLLGHSDSYTKDRAMQVTIAYNHFGVGLIQRMPRCRHGYFHVVNNDYTHWEMYAIGGSANPTINSQGNRYAAPKNPFAKEVTKRVDTPASHWKGWNWRSEGDLLQNGAYFTSSGAAASGSYARASSLAAKSSSLVATITSEAGALPCRRGRQCSS comes from the exons ATGACGGTTCTTCCGACATGGATTTTAGCTATGATGTGTCTATTCTTCTTCGTCGGAGCAATGGAGAACAAAACACACGACAAGATCTCATCTCTCTCTAG ATCGGACGAAATCGAATGGAACAGACACGCAGTGACGAATCCAGATGAAGTAGCGGACGAAGTTCTCGCCTTGGTTGAAAT GAGTGCAAGAAACCATACCGAGAGGAGGAAGCTAGGTTACTTTACTTGCGGAACAGGCAACCCCATCGACGATTGCTGGCGGTGCGATCGCAACTGGCACAAGAACCGCAAACGCCTAGCGGACTGCGGCATCGGTTTTGGAAGAAACGCTATCGGTGGTCGCGACGGGCGTTTCTACGTAGTCACTGACCCAAGTGACCACGACGCTGTCAACCCTAGACCGGGGACATTACGTCACGCCGTGATCCAAGACCGACCGCTATGGATCGTTTTCAAACGTGACATGGTCATTCAGCTAAAACAAGAGCTCATTGTCAACAGCTTCAAAACCATCGACGGACGCGGAGCAAACGTTCACATCGCTAACGGCGGTTGCATAACGATTCAGTTTGTGACGAACGTTATAGTCCATGGATTGCATATTCATGACTGTAGACCGACCGGTAACGCTATGGTGCGAAGCTCGGAGACGCATTTTGGGTGGAGGACGATGGCGGATGGTGACGCGATTTCGATCTTTGAGGCGAGTCATGTTTGGATTGATCACAACTCGCTGTCTCATTGTGCTGATGGGCTAGTGGATGCAGTCATGGGCTCGACGGCCATTACCATCTCTAACAACCACATGACTCATCACAATGAGGTTATGCTGCTCGGACATAGTGATTCTTATACGAAGGATAGAGCTATGCAAGTTACCATTGCTTATAACCATTTTGGTGTCGGACTTATTCAAAGAATGCCAAG GTGTCGACATGGTTATTTCCATGTCGTGAACAATGACTACACTCACTGGGAGATGTACGCGATTGGTGGAAGCGCAAACCCGACAATCAACAGTCAAGGAAACCGCTACGCCGCTCCTAAAAATCCTTTTGCTAAAGAG GTGACGAAGAGAGTGGACACACCAGCTAGTCATTGGAAAGGATGGAACTGGAGATCGGAAGGAGATTTGCTTCAGAACGGAGCTTACTTCACTTCTTCAGGAGCCGCTGCATCTGGTAGCTACGCACGTGCCTCTAGCCTCGCCGCTAAATCTTCTTCATTAGTTGCAACCATTACTTCTGAGGCCGGAGCTCTTCCTTGTCGTAGAGGACGTCAATGTTCCTCTTAG
- the LOC111200421 gene encoding glycine-rich protein 23-like: protein MSRVLSVVCVLLVMSFVHARARQVPGEFDEGKTTPHEDTKTTSMHAPDKSPPTSLGDKKCIGLIGGLGGIGKYGGIGGAAGIGGFHGIGGIGKYGGIGGAAGIGGFHGIGGIGKYGGIGGAAGIGGFHGLGGVGGLGGAGGGIGGIGGTGGGLGGVGGLGGGIGKAGGIGGVGGIGGGHGVVGAVGGGIVPHP from the coding sequence ATGTCAAGGGTTTTGTCAGTCGTTTGTGTCTTGCTCGTTATGTCATTCGTCCATGCACGTGCTCGTCAAGTGCCGGGTGAGTTTGATGAGGGCAAGACGACGCCACATGAGGACACAAAAACAACTTCCATGCATGCACCAGATAAGTCACCACCAACCAGTCTCGGTGACAAAAAATGCATTGGACTCATCGGTGGTCTAGGCGGCATTGGTAAATACGGTGGCATAGGCGGTGCAGCTGGAATCGGTGGCTTTCATGGTATAGGCGGCATTGGCAAGTACGGTGGCATAGGTGGCGCAGCTGGAATCGGTGGATTTCATGGTATAGGAGGCATTGGTAAATACGGGGGCATAGGCGGTGCAGCTGGTATCGGTGGCTTTCATGGTCTAGGTGGTGTTGGCGGCCTTGGTGGAGCCGGAGGTGGTATTGGCGGTATAGGAGGAACCGGAGGTGGTTTAGGCGGCGTAGGCGGACTCGGTGGTGGAATAGGTAAGGCAGGTGGCATTGGTGGTGTCGGTGGTATCGGCGGTGGACACGGCGTGGTTGGGGCCGTTGGCGGCGGGATCGTTCCACATCCTTGA